Proteins from a single region of Leptospira brenneri:
- a CDS encoding NADH-quinone oxidoreductase subunit J family protein: MVEIIYMNIESSPSFLLFIFFGTVTVITALSVIFQKNPVVSAVSLVFTFFALAGIYGIMGALFIATMQVLVYAGAIMVLVVFVLMLLSQRAETLSRYRKHPIRLVLLSVFVFGFFFLLYSALTTGVPHSDQMGKGYELSEYSFPIQGTGTVNAKGNVGVVGASTYLDYLLPFEMISILLLVAVLGAVILAKKKATEVEQTKDNVL, encoded by the coding sequence ATGGTTGAAATTATTTATATGAACATAGAATCTTCTCCATCTTTTTTATTATTTATTTTTTTTGGAACGGTAACTGTCATTACTGCACTCAGTGTTATCTTCCAAAAAAATCCAGTTGTCTCCGCTGTTTCTCTTGTATTTACTTTTTTTGCTTTGGCTGGGATATACGGGATTATGGGGGCACTTTTTATTGCCACTATGCAGGTGTTAGTCTATGCAGGAGCGATTATGGTTCTTGTGGTTTTTGTTCTGATGTTACTTTCTCAAAGAGCAGAAACCTTGTCTCGTTATAGAAAACATCCAATTCGTTTGGTTTTACTTTCTGTTTTTGTTTTTGGTTTTTTCTTTTTATTGTATTCTGCACTCACTACTGGGGTTCCTCATTCAGACCAAATGGGGAAAGGGTATGAACTTTCCGAATATTCTTTTCCGATTCAAGGAACCGGTACAGTGAATGCAAAAGGAAACGTAGGTGTTGTGGGTGCTTCCACATATTTAGATTATCTTCTTCCTTTCGAAATGATTTCTATCTTACTACTTGTTGCGGTTCTTGGTGCGGTGATCCTCGCTAAAAAGAAAGCTACAGAAGTAGAACAAACAAAGGATAATGTCCTATGA
- the nuoK gene encoding NADH-quinone oxidoreductase subunit NuoK has product MNPIVNGIPISFILGLAGILFSIGVLGVLIRRNIVIIFMSVELILNSVNLVFVTFSKALSHISGETVVFFVMAIAAAEAAVGLALVIAIFRHKKSTNVDELQSMRW; this is encoded by the coding sequence ATGAACCCAATCGTTAATGGTATCCCCATATCTTTTATCCTTGGCCTTGCTGGGATTTTATTTTCCATCGGAGTTTTGGGAGTTCTGATTCGAAGGAACATTGTGATTATTTTTATGTCAGTGGAATTGATTTTAAACTCAGTCAATTTAGTTTTTGTTACCTTTTCCAAAGCTCTTTCCCATATATCTGGTGAAACCGTTGTATTTTTTGTAATGGCGATTGCTGCGGCAGAAGCGGCAGTGGGTCTTGCCCTTGTGATTGCCATTTTCCGGCATAAAAAATCCACCAATGTGGATGAACTCCAATCGATGAGATGGTAA
- a CDS encoding NADH-quinone oxidoreductase subunit N, with protein sequence MSYTPSANDLIAISPMLILCGVALLSLVVQFLIPKEEDPKPIWILSLLGILGAMYALYHTTTSPGYGKFFGSQVSLSPLTVWLSAIYLLAGLITLLIAPPFLSQHKTLFPEFFPLLLFCLSGMMFLTSGYDFIVIFVGLEILSLSLYVMIGMARSSVSSLESAMKYFLLGSFSSGFMLLGIAFLYGGSGTTNLDGALRGLFLKGYESNFSKLGFGLFLVGVSFKAALVPFHSWTPDVYEGSQTPITGFMASAGKASALGLIIVLFNHVPLGAIGESWKILMGVIALVSMTWGNIVALKQENIKRMLAYSSISHAGYIVAGIVAGAGLEALYYLFSYSLLNLAAFAIISYLEQGKHEVTVEGISHLSGEHPLTALSLSIVFLSFAGFPPLIGFWTKLFLLQKIAESDLLFNRILLFGAVANSCVAFYYYMKITIQSYMKQETGAVAGVRDLPSMPTLGFLVFLLSVFFAAGWLFFQPGALL encoded by the coding sequence ATGTCATATACTCCTTCTGCCAATGATCTAATCGCAATTTCTCCCATGCTCATTCTTTGCGGAGTGGCATTACTTTCTCTTGTGGTTCAATTTTTGATTCCCAAAGAAGAGGATCCGAAACCAATTTGGATTCTTTCTTTGCTGGGAATTCTGGGAGCCATGTATGCTTTGTATCATACAACTACCTCTCCTGGGTATGGTAAGTTTTTTGGATCGCAAGTTTCTCTTAGTCCTCTTACTGTATGGTTGAGTGCCATTTATTTACTTGCGGGTCTCATCACTCTTCTCATTGCTCCACCTTTCCTTTCTCAACATAAAACCTTATTTCCAGAGTTTTTTCCTCTCCTTCTATTCTGTTTGTCAGGAATGATGTTTCTTACTTCTGGTTATGATTTTATTGTTATCTTTGTGGGACTAGAGATTTTATCCCTCTCTTTATATGTGATGATTGGAATGGCTCGTTCTTCCGTGTCTTCTTTAGAAAGTGCGATGAAATACTTTTTACTCGGATCTTTTAGTTCTGGGTTTATGTTGCTCGGCATCGCATTTTTATATGGTGGGTCAGGTACAACTAATCTGGATGGTGCACTTCGCGGGCTTTTTTTGAAGGGATATGAATCCAATTTTTCTAAACTAGGATTTGGTTTGTTTTTGGTAGGAGTTTCTTTTAAAGCGGCTCTTGTTCCTTTCCATTCTTGGACCCCTGATGTGTATGAAGGTTCTCAAACTCCAATCACAGGTTTTATGGCGAGCGCAGGAAAGGCTTCGGCTCTGGGACTAATCATTGTATTGTTCAATCATGTTCCACTCGGTGCGATCGGTGAGTCTTGGAAAATTCTTATGGGGGTGATTGCCCTAGTTTCTATGACTTGGGGGAATATTGTTGCCCTAAAACAAGAAAACATTAAACGTATGTTAGCTTATTCATCAATTTCCCATGCGGGTTATATTGTGGCAGGGATTGTTGCGGGAGCAGGGCTTGAAGCTCTCTACTATCTATTTTCGTATTCTCTTTTGAATTTGGCAGCTTTTGCCATTATTTCCTATTTAGAGCAAGGCAAACACGAAGTAACGGTAGAAGGAATTTCCCACTTAAGCGGAGAACATCCGTTAACGGCCCTTTCTCTTTCCATTGTCTTTTTATCCTTTGCTGGGTTTCCTCCCCTTATCGGGTTTTGGACCAAACTTTTCCTTTTGCAAAAGATTGCTGAGTCGGACTTACTATTCAACCGCATCTTACTCTTTGGGGCCGTGGCAAACTCTTGTGTGGCATTCTACTACTATATGAAAATAACCATCCAGTCCTATATGAAACAAGAAACAGGGGCGGTTGCAGGCGTTCGTGACCTACCCAGTATGCCTACCCTAGGATTTTTGGTATTTTTACTCAGTGTATTTTTTGCAGCTGGTTGGCTCTTTTTCCAACCTGGTGCTTTGTTGTAG
- a CDS encoding bactofilin family protein, which yields MKDESIDTIISDDITFRGTLSFNQTLKIKGQFKGTITSQGKLIIDETGDVEADVEVGSLVVHGNLKGNVDAKEKVELKKNGKVVGDIKTPGLEVEFGSKIIGNCIM from the coding sequence ATGAAAGACGAATCTATAGACACGATCATTAGCGACGACATTACATTTCGCGGAACACTTTCCTTCAACCAAACACTAAAAATCAAAGGTCAGTTCAAAGGCACGATTACCTCCCAAGGAAAACTCATCATTGATGAAACTGGTGATGTAGAAGCGGATGTAGAAGTAGGAAGCCTTGTGGTTCATGGAAACCTCAAAGGCAATGTAGACGCAAAAGAAAAAGTAGAACTTAAAAAAAATGGTAAGGTCGTAGGTGATATCAAAACACCAGGACTCGAAGTAGAATTCGGTTCCAAAATTATTGGCAATTGCATCATGTAA
- the recJ gene encoding single-stranded-DNA-specific exonuclease RecJ, giving the protein MHHVTKVHFGPLLSEVRTKVESKRPLLRYLVDRREGLRNIHPKELLTSDFSCLHSPYSLPDLSDAIELLLSFAKAGKKILLYGDRDSDGVSSTCLLAFFLKSHPQFSDINLEVMVSSESDPYGLCKEAVLKIKKAKPDLLVTLDFGSSQADEIEELTNMGIRVIVLDHHEVPVRIPTNCALVNPRRTDSVYPEKKICTAVLSFKLVSAILFRLSQEFNQIYVKTDTIEGSDQKETLYFQNGIRISEEILKSLSLDEKNFLPYPEDFLTSIPVDAERKIFYYQCSKIPDFFSNLEEETDLAGIGTITDMMPLTGENRHFVKLALESLTKLYAGDKKRKGLSELLKELRLSPQGVTTKDLGWSIGPVLNSAGRMGKTEEAVSLLLSETVGEAKTKAKQLLSINEERKERTKRNMDRVERYFARKPERTTKDLVFCYEPDMEPGVSGIVATRMVDTYKKPAIFLAPDNGDARGSIRSYGKENVLELLESLSHHFLHFGGHPEAGGFSIQIDTIPTFESELYDAAQKWLSQDKERETIHSIETDFTVLTEEMGERLLKEWKDLEPFGQGNPDIKLGIRNAKAIHLTPLSGGKHVRFHLIGSGSLKYMIWNKGEEFQKFMSEHGSFDLVGSLEENFYQGRTTLQFIVEWFGISKDNPTD; this is encoded by the coding sequence TTGCATCATGTAACCAAGGTTCACTTCGGACCACTACTCTCCGAAGTACGAACCAAAGTTGAATCCAAACGGCCTCTCTTACGTTACTTAGTGGATAGAAGAGAGGGACTTCGGAACATCCATCCTAAGGAACTTCTTACTTCTGATTTTTCTTGCCTCCATTCTCCCTACTCTCTACCTGATTTATCTGATGCTATAGAACTTTTACTGAGTTTTGCCAAAGCCGGAAAAAAAATCCTACTTTATGGGGATAGAGATTCAGATGGAGTGAGTTCCACTTGTTTACTTGCTTTCTTTTTAAAATCCCACCCCCAGTTTTCTGATATCAACTTAGAAGTGATGGTTTCCTCGGAAAGTGATCCCTATGGTCTTTGTAAAGAAGCTGTTCTCAAAATCAAAAAAGCAAAACCTGACCTTCTTGTGACTCTCGACTTTGGTTCTAGCCAAGCAGATGAAATCGAAGAACTAACCAATATGGGAATCCGGGTCATAGTTCTTGACCATCATGAAGTTCCTGTTCGCATTCCAACTAACTGTGCCTTGGTGAATCCAAGAAGAACCGATTCGGTTTATCCAGAAAAAAAAATCTGCACTGCGGTTCTTTCTTTTAAGTTAGTATCCGCAATTCTCTTTCGCCTAAGTCAAGAATTCAATCAAATCTATGTAAAAACGGATACGATTGAAGGAAGTGACCAAAAAGAAACATTATACTTTCAAAATGGAATTAGGATCAGTGAAGAAATTCTAAAATCATTATCTTTGGATGAAAAAAACTTCCTTCCCTATCCGGAAGATTTTTTAACTTCTATTCCTGTAGATGCAGAACGAAAGATTTTCTATTACCAATGTTCCAAAATCCCTGATTTTTTTTCCAATTTAGAAGAAGAAACTGATCTCGCAGGGATAGGAACCATAACGGATATGATGCCTCTCACGGGAGAAAATAGGCATTTTGTCAAATTGGCTTTAGAATCACTCACCAAACTTTACGCAGGTGATAAAAAACGAAAAGGTTTATCCGAACTATTAAAAGAATTAAGACTTAGCCCACAGGGTGTTACCACAAAAGACCTTGGTTGGTCCATCGGTCCTGTTCTGAATTCTGCAGGGCGAATGGGGAAAACAGAAGAAGCCGTTTCTTTACTTCTCTCAGAAACAGTAGGAGAGGCAAAAACGAAGGCAAAACAACTTCTTTCCATCAATGAAGAACGAAAAGAAAGAACCAAAAGAAATATGGACCGGGTCGAACGTTATTTTGCAAGAAAACCAGAACGAACCACCAAAGATTTGGTTTTTTGTTATGAACCAGACATGGAACCAGGTGTCAGTGGGATTGTTGCCACAAGAATGGTGGATACATATAAAAAACCGGCAATTTTTTTAGCACCTGACAATGGTGATGCGAGAGGAAGTATTCGTTCTTATGGAAAAGAAAATGTTTTAGAACTTTTAGAATCTTTATCTCACCACTTCTTACATTTTGGAGGGCATCCAGAAGCAGGTGGATTTTCGATCCAAATCGATACAATTCCGACCTTTGAATCAGAATTATATGATGCAGCCCAAAAATGGTTATCTCAAGATAAAGAAAGAGAAACCATTCATTCAATTGAAACCGATTTTACTGTTCTTACAGAGGAAATGGGAGAGCGTCTGCTAAAAGAATGGAAAGACTTGGAACCTTTTGGCCAAGGAAATCCAGATATCAAACTCGGAATTCGAAATGCTAAGGCAATCCACCTAACACCACTCAGTGGAGGAAAACATGTTCGTTTCCATTTGATTGGGAGTGGATCTTTAAAATATATGATTTGGAATAAGGGAGAAGAATTCCAAAAATTTATGTCAGAACATGGAAGTTTTGATTTAGTGGGAAGTTTAGAAGAAAATTTTTACCAAGGAAGAACCACCTTACAATTCATTGTGGAGTGGTTTGGAATTTCGAAAGATAACCCCACCGATTGA
- the nuoH gene encoding NADH-quinone oxidoreductase subunit NuoH: protein MDWALILAWGIKILSLFFVILTGVAYYTLAERKFAGFIQDRPGPNRAGIFGLFQPLADGIKFIAKEEIFPKNVSKGMYLLAPSISMTCAIMAWAVIPFGGSLPAPEWLTALTGVTIIDLQIANPDSGVLYMLAISSLSVYGIMIAGWSSNNKYSLLGGVRSTAQMISYELPMGLSIVVIVIMTGSLKLTDISDSQKDMWNILTPPGFVAFFIYVTAMFAETNRLPFDLAEAESELVVGFHTEYGAFKFALFFLAEYMNMITMSCLTTLLFFGGYNVPFQLGAGSPYQAFIGLGFFVLKVLFFAFLFIWVRWTLPRFRYDQLMKLGWKKMIPWGLFAVMFAAIYTVYWKEGWLKLFI from the coding sequence ATGGACTGGGCTCTCATACTTGCTTGGGGAATTAAGATCCTCTCATTGTTTTTTGTTATTTTGACTGGTGTAGCATATTATACGCTCGCAGAACGTAAGTTTGCTGGTTTTATTCAGGATCGTCCAGGTCCGAACAGAGCCGGTATTTTTGGACTCTTTCAACCTCTTGCCGATGGAATTAAGTTTATCGCCAAAGAAGAAATTTTCCCAAAAAACGTTTCAAAGGGAATGTATCTTCTCGCTCCCAGCATTTCGATGACTTGTGCCATTATGGCTTGGGCTGTGATCCCTTTTGGTGGAAGTTTACCAGCACCAGAGTGGTTAACGGCTCTTACTGGTGTTACCATCATTGATTTACAAATTGCCAATCCCGATTCTGGGGTTTTGTATATGCTCGCCATCTCTTCACTTTCTGTGTATGGGATTATGATTGCTGGTTGGTCAAGTAACAATAAATATTCGTTACTTGGTGGAGTTCGTTCGACGGCGCAGATGATTAGTTACGAACTTCCAATGGGTCTTTCGATCGTTGTGATTGTAATCATGACTGGTTCATTGAAACTAACTGACATTAGTGACTCACAAAAAGATATGTGGAATATCCTTACCCCTCCTGGGTTTGTTGCTTTTTTTATTTATGTGACCGCTATGTTTGCGGAAACCAATCGCCTTCCTTTTGATCTTGCGGAAGCGGAGTCAGAACTTGTAGTTGGTTTTCATACGGAGTATGGTGCTTTTAAGTTCGCCCTTTTCTTTTTGGCAGAGTATATGAATATGATTACGATGTCATGCCTAACCACCTTACTCTTTTTTGGTGGTTATAATGTTCCTTTTCAATTGGGTGCGGGTTCTCCTTATCAGGCCTTCATTGGACTCGGATTTTTTGTTTTAAAAGTTCTCTTTTTTGCCTTTCTCTTTATTTGGGTTCGTTGGACTCTCCCACGTTTTCGTTATGACCAACTGATGAAACTGGGTTGGAAAAAGATGATCCCTTGGGGACTTTTTGCCGTTATGTTTGCCGCAATTTATACGGTATATTGGAAAGAAGGATGGTTGAAATTATTTATATGA
- the nuoL gene encoding NADH-quinone oxidoreductase subunit L, with amino-acid sequence MLEIFPLVVFLPLVGFLFNGFLKGRIPHRMAGAIGTLAVFIPFLITLGAFNEFRPMERTAPHLVPVFDWIVVGSFKSSFGYQIDQLSLYMTLIITGIGSLIHLYSMGYMKGNTSYNRFFAYLNLFIFCMLNLVLSDNLVLTFLGWEGVGLSSYLLIGFDYDKSSAAEAGMKAFILNRIGDVGFILGTGFLFWFGGSLQYLELQTNLSGLGEFSNYANIVALFFFIAAMGKSAQIPLYVWLPDAMAGPTPVSALIHAATMVTAGIFLIARLNFVFLLAPETSLFIACIGATTALFAATIGTLQNDIKKILAYSTVSQLGFMFLAMGSMSYVAGLFHLMTHAFFKALLFLGAGSVIHALHHEQNIKHMGGLFGKIKITSFTFLLGTLAIAGFFPFSGFFSKDLILEKAYTYGAYGTILWTMGIVAAFFTSFYMFRLVFVVFFGKDNTDSHHKVHESPWTMTFPLVILAIGAAIVGFLQTPHFFLHIDTLERYFAPVLSKGYELASLKGSLAEHKSLVRDVELSLAAFSVGIATIGLILAYFLYQRKQNPIVEEHTGFRKILFHKYYIDEIYDLVLVRPFLFVSKGIAFFFDIKILDRFFLNIGLSFGFIANGLRRLQSGFIGDYALYVVIGTFCILVYLLTRGV; translated from the coding sequence ATGTTAGAGATATTTCCTTTAGTTGTTTTTCTTCCTCTCGTTGGATTTCTTTTTAATGGTTTTCTAAAAGGAAGAATCCCTCATAGAATGGCTGGCGCCATTGGGACCTTGGCAGTATTCATTCCTTTTCTCATCACCTTAGGTGCGTTTAACGAATTTCGTCCTATGGAAAGAACCGCACCACATCTGGTTCCTGTTTTTGATTGGATTGTTGTAGGAAGTTTTAAATCATCCTTTGGATACCAAATTGATCAACTTTCTCTCTATATGACTCTGATCATTACGGGAATTGGATCACTCATTCATCTGTATTCCATGGGATACATGAAAGGGAATACAAGTTACAATCGGTTTTTTGCGTATTTGAACCTGTTTATCTTTTGTATGTTGAATCTTGTTTTAAGTGACAACTTGGTTCTGACTTTCCTTGGTTGGGAAGGGGTAGGTCTTTCTTCCTATTTACTCATTGGATTCGATTATGACAAAAGTTCGGCTGCGGAAGCCGGGATGAAAGCATTTATCTTAAATAGAATTGGAGACGTTGGTTTTATTTTAGGAACTGGGTTTCTCTTCTGGTTTGGTGGAAGTTTGCAGTATTTGGAACTCCAAACCAACTTAAGCGGGTTAGGTGAGTTTTCCAATTATGCTAATATCGTCGCACTATTTTTCTTTATTGCGGCTATGGGAAAGTCGGCTCAAATCCCACTTTATGTATGGCTTCCTGATGCGATGGCAGGTCCCACTCCGGTTTCCGCTCTCATCCATGCTGCCACGATGGTAACGGCAGGGATCTTTCTCATTGCTAGACTCAACTTTGTATTTTTACTCGCACCAGAAACTTCATTATTTATCGCTTGTATCGGAGCCACGACAGCTCTATTTGCTGCCACCATCGGCACTTTACAAAACGATATTAAAAAAATCTTAGCTTACTCTACAGTGTCCCAACTTGGATTTATGTTTCTTGCAATGGGAAGTATGAGTTATGTGGCAGGTCTTTTCCATTTAATGACTCATGCTTTCTTTAAGGCGTTATTATTTCTTGGTGCAGGTTCAGTGATTCATGCTTTGCATCATGAACAAAATATCAAACATATGGGAGGGCTTTTTGGCAAAATCAAAATCACTTCCTTTACCTTTCTACTGGGAACTCTTGCCATTGCAGGATTTTTTCCTTTCTCTGGATTTTTCTCAAAGGATTTAATTTTAGAAAAAGCATACACTTATGGTGCTTACGGAACCATCCTCTGGACAATGGGGATTGTTGCTGCATTTTTCACTTCGTTTTATATGTTCCGTCTGGTTTTTGTTGTTTTCTTTGGAAAAGACAATACAGACTCACATCACAAAGTCCATGAATCACCTTGGACGATGACCTTTCCACTCGTGATCCTTGCGATCGGTGCTGCCATTGTTGGATTTCTACAAACACCACATTTCTTTTTGCATATTGATACTTTAGAAAGATATTTTGCTCCTGTCCTTAGCAAAGGTTATGAGTTGGCTTCATTAAAGGGGAGTCTTGCGGAACACAAGTCACTTGTTCGAGACGTCGAACTTTCCCTTGCTGCATTTTCGGTAGGAATCGCAACGATCGGACTTATCTTAGCGTATTTTCTTTACCAAAGAAAACAAAACCCTATTGTTGAAGAACATACTGGCTTTCGAAAAATTCTTTTCCATAAGTATTATATCGATGAGATCTATGATTTGGTTTTGGTTCGGCCTTTTCTTTTTGTTTCGAAAGGCATTGCTTTCTTTTTTGATATCAAAATCCTGGATCGTTTTTTCTTAAACATTGGACTTAGTTTTGGTTTCATCGCCAATGGCCTTCGCCGTCTTCAATCGGGATTCATTGGAGATTATGCTTTGTATGTAGTCATTGGAACATTTTGTATCTTAGTGTATTTATTAACGAGGGGGGTGTAA
- a CDS encoding complex I subunit 4 family protein, with protein MPEQILSFIIFLPILSAAVIVFQKRMGTVVVISALSSAFTTILSVGLFFLYDPTKSGLQFVHWIPDWILSGKLSVDYHVGLDGVSLLLFGLTAFMFFLSSLASWSNIPKKIKEFHICLLVLETAVLGVFAAGNLVLYYVFWELMVLPMVLMIGIWGGEDRTKAALKYFLFSMAGSLFMLGGILTLYFKTGKTSIESLATADLGMYSEPLQWFLFFSFFLAFAVKIPLFPFHTWMPDVHTQAPTVGSVDLAGVLLKIGAYGFIRFCIPFFPEPSLFSQDGVQILAVIGIVYGSMAALVQTDIKRIIAYSSLSHLGFCILGLFSFTNEGVIGGMLQMISHGVSTGMLFLMIGMIYERAHTRNISEFGGLAKQMPVFSTFFLIAVLSSVGLPGTNGFVGEFLILMGAIKSNVWLGGIAATGVVLGALYLLWFVKRFLFGVSKTIQAKPYKDLTFREVGILSPLVIFIFWIGIYPKPFLEILQSSSNVYLNAASVQSIAERKEKGKDFLGGNVSRKFSDYTSLGAEPLSFEERLGSFRSKFALPTLVSLKAETPDLHENLDNLEKSIESDFPLEPTPKETIGN; from the coding sequence GTGCCGGAACAAATTCTTTCCTTCATTATCTTTTTACCAATTCTTTCTGCAGCCGTTATCGTTTTTCAAAAACGAATGGGAACCGTTGTTGTTATCTCTGCATTATCATCTGCATTTACAACGATCCTTTCGGTGGGACTTTTCTTTTTATATGATCCGACTAAGTCAGGACTACAGTTCGTTCACTGGATTCCCGATTGGATTCTTTCCGGAAAACTAAGTGTTGATTATCATGTGGGTCTTGATGGAGTTTCGCTCTTACTTTTTGGACTTACTGCTTTTATGTTTTTCCTTTCGAGCCTTGCTTCTTGGTCGAACATTCCCAAAAAAATCAAAGAGTTTCATATTTGTTTACTCGTTTTGGAAACAGCAGTTCTCGGGGTATTTGCGGCCGGGAACTTAGTCCTTTATTATGTGTTTTGGGAACTAATGGTTTTACCGATGGTTCTAATGATCGGAATCTGGGGTGGGGAAGACCGAACAAAGGCTGCCTTAAAATACTTTCTGTTTTCTATGGCTGGCTCCTTGTTTATGTTAGGTGGTATTCTCACTCTTTACTTCAAAACGGGAAAAACCTCCATTGAATCTTTAGCAACTGCTGATCTAGGGATGTATTCTGAACCTCTCCAATGGTTTTTGTTTTTTAGTTTTTTCTTAGCTTTTGCTGTTAAAATTCCACTTTTCCCATTTCATACTTGGATGCCGGATGTTCACACCCAAGCGCCTACGGTTGGTTCGGTGGATTTGGCAGGGGTTTTATTAAAAATTGGAGCTTATGGTTTCATTCGGTTTTGTATTCCTTTTTTTCCAGAACCAAGTCTTTTCTCCCAAGATGGAGTTCAGATTTTGGCTGTGATCGGAATTGTTTACGGTTCTATGGCTGCCCTTGTCCAAACTGATATCAAACGAATCATTGCTTATAGTTCCTTATCGCATTTGGGATTTTGTATTTTAGGACTCTTTTCTTTCACAAATGAAGGTGTGATCGGTGGGATGCTTCAGATGATTTCACATGGTGTATCGACAGGGATGCTCTTTCTTATGATAGGTATGATTTATGAAAGAGCTCATACAAGAAACATTAGTGAGTTTGGTGGTCTTGCCAAACAAATGCCGGTTTTCTCAACCTTCTTTCTCATTGCTGTTTTATCTTCTGTTGGCCTTCCTGGAACCAATGGATTTGTGGGTGAGTTTCTCATTCTTATGGGAGCCATCAAGTCCAATGTTTGGCTGGGCGGAATAGCGGCTACAGGTGTCGTGCTTGGAGCCTTATACCTTTTATGGTTTGTCAAACGATTCCTATTTGGAGTAAGTAAAACCATCCAAGCCAAACCTTATAAAGATTTAACTTTTAGAGAAGTCGGGATCTTATCTCCACTTGTGATCTTTATTTTTTGGATTGGAATCTATCCAAAACCGTTTTTAGAAATTCTCCAATCTTCCTCTAATGTATATTTAAACGCAGCTTCGGTTCAGTCCATCGCGGAAAGAAAAGAAAAAGGGAAAGACTTTCTTGGTGGAAACGTAAGTAGAAAGTTTTCCGACTACACTAGTTTGGGAGCCGAACCACTTTCTTTCGAAGAAAGACTCGGATCTTTTCGGTCAAAGTTTGCTCTTCCGACCCTTGTTTCCTTAAAAGCGGAAACGCCAGACTTACATGAAAATTTAGACAATTTGGAGAAATCAATCGAGTCTGATTTCCCGTTGGAACCAACCCCGAAAGAGACGATAGGAAACTAA
- a CDS encoding cupin domain-containing protein: MATIVKKSETLTDGDVIKAFLVSKGLVYESFKTPEALDLILAQKGLNDAEKEEVLSGLEYRFDQLKKEHGYKANDLVVLHDEVPGIQDMLAKFDKLHIHTDEEVRYIIDGSGVFGFIIDGEKFEVHVGKGDFLSIPANTNHWFTLDQNLRIKAVRYFKDNSGWTPVYVDESKVLVNV; encoded by the coding sequence ATGGCAACTATTGTAAAAAAATCAGAAACCTTAACCGATGGCGATGTGATCAAAGCTTTCCTCGTTTCCAAGGGACTTGTGTATGAATCTTTTAAAACCCCGGAAGCATTGGATCTGATCCTGGCGCAAAAAGGCCTAAACGACGCAGAAAAGGAAGAAGTTCTTTCTGGATTGGAATATCGTTTTGACCAACTAAAGAAAGAACATGGGTATAAGGCCAATGATCTTGTGGTCCTCCATGATGAGGTTCCTGGAATTCAGGATATGTTAGCTAAATTTGATAAACTTCATATCCATACAGATGAAGAAGTACGTTATATTATAGATGGGAGTGGGGTTTTTGGATTTATCATCGACGGTGAAAAATTTGAAGTCCATGTTGGTAAGGGAGATTTTCTTTCTATCCCGGCCAATACCAACCACTGGTTTACCTTAGACCAAAATTTAAGAATCAAAGCAGTTCGTTACTTTAAAGACAATTCTGGATGGACTCCTGTCTATGTAGATGAATCCAAAGTGCTTGTAAACGTTTGA